The proteins below are encoded in one region of Trichocoleus desertorum ATA4-8-CV12:
- a CDS encoding cation:proton antiporter translates to MEASFEITLLMIITVIAGISAQVIAEFCKVPSIVFLLLFGILLGSDGLNILHPHLLGIGLEVIVSLFVALILFEGGLNLELGELGRVSGSLRNLVTIGTLITLVGGGVAAYWLSEFPWPIAFLYASLVVVTGPTVVSPLLKQVQVDRQVAALLEGEGVLIDPVGAILAVVVLNIILSGDADPVLVLSGLMIRLGIGGGIGLVGGLLLGFVIKRARFLSDDLKNLVVLASLWGLFGLAQMLRSESGLLTTVVAGMMLRASSLPEERLIRRFKGQLTTLAVSVLFILLSADLSIASIFALGSGGVLTVLVLMFIVRPLNIWLCTSWSSTMNWRQKLFLCWVGPRGIVSASVASLFSILLTERGINGGDAIKALVFLTILMTVFVQGLSAGWVARWLGITSTQATGAVIIGCSPLSRLLARLFEERGEVVVLIDTDAEACRLAAEEGVRVFVSSGLDAGVLEEAGLGSVGTFLAMTNNGEVNVVLAQRAAEEFQPPRVLAIFPRDPQAGTAQNSHKVTQAFVPELPIKTWNEYLSSGAVKLGETVLREEGFAFQEAHLQALIRSGELAPLLLERNQHLQIMPAQEEWEAGDRIIYLLHDPRPRLLKLLSGTIQPRLTIEKLAEVEEVPIPTPVLETEPALVETQVLPREAEVAKPPTAS, encoded by the coding sequence ATGGAAGCATCTTTCGAAATTACTCTGCTGATGATCATTACAGTCATCGCAGGCATCAGTGCTCAAGTCATTGCCGAGTTCTGCAAAGTGCCAAGCATTGTTTTTTTGCTGCTTTTTGGTATTTTGCTAGGCTCGGATGGATTAAATATTCTCCATCCACACTTACTAGGCATTGGCTTAGAGGTGATTGTCTCCCTGTTCGTCGCTCTAATTTTATTTGAGGGAGGATTAAACCTAGAACTGGGAGAATTGGGCCGTGTTTCAGGTAGCCTCAGAAACCTAGTGACAATCGGCACTTTAATTACCTTGGTGGGCGGAGGTGTTGCGGCTTACTGGCTCAGTGAATTTCCTTGGCCGATCGCGTTTCTTTATGCATCTCTGGTGGTCGTGACTGGCCCCACTGTGGTGAGTCCTCTCCTGAAGCAAGTGCAGGTCGATCGTCAGGTGGCAGCTCTGCTAGAAGGTGAGGGAGTGCTGATCGATCCGGTCGGAGCCATTTTGGCCGTTGTCGTGCTCAACATTATTCTCAGCGGGGATGCCGATCCAGTTCTGGTGTTGAGTGGGTTAATGATCCGACTAGGCATCGGCGGCGGGATTGGTCTAGTGGGTGGTCTCTTGCTCGGCTTTGTGATTAAACGAGCCCGCTTTCTATCGGATGATCTCAAAAACTTAGTCGTTTTAGCGAGTCTATGGGGCTTGTTTGGCTTGGCTCAGATGCTCCGCAGTGAGTCAGGTTTGCTGACCACGGTTGTTGCGGGCATGATGTTGCGGGCATCCTCACTACCGGAGGAGCGATTAATTCGACGTTTCAAAGGCCAATTAACCACACTAGCCGTCTCAGTTCTGTTTATTCTGCTCTCAGCTGACCTTTCGATCGCTAGTATTTTCGCGTTGGGTTCAGGCGGAGTGCTGACGGTATTAGTTTTAATGTTCATCGTCCGCCCTCTCAACATTTGGCTCTGCACCTCTTGGAGCAGCACGATGAACTGGCGACAAAAGCTATTCCTCTGCTGGGTGGGTCCAAGAGGCATTGTCTCGGCTTCAGTTGCTTCTCTATTTTCCATCCTGCTCACCGAGCGAGGCATCAACGGAGGCGATGCCATCAAAGCTTTAGTCTTCCTGACCATCCTGATGACCGTCTTTGTGCAAGGGCTGTCTGCAGGTTGGGTAGCTCGCTGGTTAGGCATTACTTCCACCCAAGCCACAGGCGCAGTCATTATCGGGTGCAGCCCTCTCAGTCGGCTCCTGGCACGTTTATTTGAGGAGCGGGGGGAAGTGGTAGTTTTAATTGACACAGACGCAGAGGCTTGTCGTTTGGCGGCAGAGGAGGGTGTGCGGGTGTTTGTCAGCAGTGGTTTGGATGCTGGAGTGCTGGAAGAGGCGGGTTTAGGTTCAGTGGGTACTTTCCTAGCCATGACCAACAATGGCGAAGTGAATGTAGTACTAGCGCAACGAGCCGCCGAGGAATTTCAGCCACCTCGCGTCTTGGCCATTTTCCCACGCGATCCTCAAGCTGGCACTGCACAGAACAGCCATAAAGTGACTCAAGCCTTTGTGCCAGAGCTGCCGATTAAAACTTGGAACGAATACTTGAGCAGCGGTGCGGTGAAGCTGGGAGAAACGGTACTGCGAGAAGAGGGGTTTGCTTTCCAAGAAGCTCACTTGCAAGCTTTAATTCGTTCTGGTGAGCTGGCTCCTTTACTGCTAGAACGAAATCAGCATTTACAGATTATGCCTGCACAGGAAGAGTGGGAAGCAGGCGATCGCATCATTTATCTACTCCATGACCCCCGTCCTAGGCTGCTGAAGTTGCTCTCTGGGACCATTCAACCGCGCCTCACGATCGAAAAGCTAGCTGAGGTGGAAGAAGTACCGATTCCTACTCCTGTCTTAGAAACAGAGCCTGCCCTGGTCGAAACTCAGGTGCTACCCAGAGAGGCAGAAGTGGCAAAACCACCCACTGCTAGTTAA
- a CDS encoding cytochrome b N-terminal domain-containing protein, translating into MKNVQYALVWQRLATVLAVAVLTLSLIAAVTGILLAFYYEPTAGGAYNSLRVITTQVSNGWLIQNLHSIAGNGIIALSLVQIVVMFLGERLRPAWLTAWISGILLTLTAIALGWTAMILGWNQLGYWRFKIELETIQAIPLIGPSLRDVLTGGGAVNTITVEHLYTLHSYLLAIGAVLLAVIHLASLLLQEKETRQTETNGADSGANLDAELS; encoded by the coding sequence ATGAAAAACGTGCAGTACGCTTTGGTTTGGCAGCGACTCGCTACGGTTTTGGCGGTAGCTGTTCTGACTCTGAGTCTTATCGCAGCGGTCACAGGAATTTTGCTCGCGTTTTATTACGAACCTACCGCAGGTGGGGCCTACAACTCATTGCGAGTGATTACCACTCAAGTGTCTAATGGTTGGTTAATTCAAAATCTGCATAGCATCGCTGGCAATGGCATCATTGCCCTTTCCTTGGTGCAAATTGTGGTGATGTTTTTAGGAGAGCGGCTGCGTCCTGCTTGGCTGACTGCTTGGATTAGTGGTATTTTGCTAACTCTAACAGCGATCGCTTTAGGTTGGACCGCAATGATTTTGGGCTGGAACCAACTCGGTTACTGGCGCTTCAAGATTGAACTAGAAACCATCCAAGCCATTCCGCTGATTGGCCCTTCCTTGCGGGACGTTTTGACGGGTGGGGGTGCGGTGAACACAATCACAGTAGAGCATCTCTATACACTCCACAGCTATCTACTAGCGATCGGAGCGGTATTGCTCGCAGTGATTCACCTCGCCAGCCTACTGTTGCAAGAAAAAGAAACTCGCCAAACAGAAACCAACGGTGCTGATAGTGGTGCCAATCTAGACGCGGAATTGTCCTGA
- a CDS encoding precorrin-2 C(20)-methyltransferase has protein sequence MSDSKRIVVKDELVTVAFANSTNSAIAKTGTLYGIGVGTGDPELLTLKGLRLLKQAPVVAFPAGIQGKSGMAEQIVAEWLQPQQVRLALNFPYVQDADVLNQAWRQAADLVWSYLQQGQDVAFVSEGDISFFSTFTYLAQALQQQHPQAQVQAVPGICSPLAAAAALGIPLTMQAQRLVVLPALYHVSELETALQWADVVVLMKVSSVYEQVWSILQQHQLLSRSYVVERATLPEQVVYEDLSDRPDLKLSYFSLLIVQVKEPNIVAS, from the coding sequence ATGTCAGACTCAAAAAGGATTGTTGTAAAGGACGAATTGGTGACTGTTGCATTTGCAAACTCTACTAACTCTGCGATCGCCAAAACTGGAACGCTGTATGGGATCGGGGTGGGCACAGGTGATCCTGAACTCCTCACCCTGAAGGGACTCCGTTTACTCAAGCAAGCGCCTGTTGTTGCCTTTCCTGCGGGGATTCAGGGCAAATCTGGAATGGCTGAGCAAATTGTGGCTGAGTGGTTACAGCCGCAGCAAGTTCGGTTAGCTCTTAATTTTCCCTACGTTCAAGATGCAGATGTACTGAACCAAGCATGGCGACAAGCAGCAGATTTAGTTTGGTCATACTTACAGCAAGGCCAAGACGTAGCCTTCGTTTCAGAAGGAGATATCAGCTTTTTTAGCACCTTTACGTATCTGGCCCAAGCGCTCCAGCAACAACATCCCCAGGCGCAAGTTCAAGCAGTTCCTGGGATTTGCTCCCCTCTTGCTGCTGCTGCTGCATTAGGCATTCCCCTAACCATGCAGGCTCAGCGACTCGTGGTACTACCAGCGCTGTACCATGTGTCAGAATTGGAAACAGCCCTACAATGGGCGGATGTTGTGGTTTTAATGAAAGTTAGTTCTGTATATGAGCAGGTGTGGAGCATTTTGCAGCAGCATCAACTCTTAAGCCGTAGCTATGTCGTTGAACGAGCCACGCTACCAGAACAGGTAGTTTATGAAGATTTGAGCGATCGCCCTGACCTGAAGCTGTCTTATTTTTCGCTGCTGATTGTGCAAGTTAAAGAGCCTAACATTGTAGCAAGTTGA